One genomic segment of Salinigranum rubrum includes these proteins:
- a CDS encoding prefoldin subunit beta, giving the protein MQGSLPPEAQEKLEELQDLQETAQKVAAQKESAESTLNDAQTALDALDDIDEDTVMYREVGELLVETEYDEAYESLQDRVDTLEIRVEQLNKQESRVQEQFESLQQELQQMLQGGAGGGPMGPGGAGGA; this is encoded by the coding sequence ATGCAGGGAAGCCTACCGCCGGAAGCGCAGGAGAAACTCGAAGAACTGCAGGACCTCCAGGAGACGGCCCAGAAGGTCGCCGCCCAGAAGGAGTCCGCGGAGTCGACGCTGAACGACGCCCAGACCGCCCTCGACGCGCTCGACGACATCGACGAGGACACCGTCATGTACCGCGAGGTCGGCGAACTGCTCGTCGAGACCGAGTACGACGAGGCCTACGAGAGCCTCCAGGACCGCGTCGACACGCTCGAGATCCGCGTCGAGCAACTGAACAAGCAGGAGTCGCGCGTCCAGGAGCAGTTCGAGAGCCTCCAGCAGGAACTGCAGCAGATGCTGCAGGGCGGCGCCGGTGGCGGCCCGATGGGTCCCGGCGGCGCGGGCGGCGCGTAA
- a CDS encoding LGFP repeat-containing protein, with protein MKDIDDFEEFPDEEGETDPGGGRGPDVPSGGGGTTPPPDDDRTEAERAIDAKRRQLDRSGRGLGAPKTGVEDAGHGGRVRTFERGRIYWHPATGAHEVHGGILRAYLERGGPNRNPKTGRRNLKFPTSDEGRAADGRTPVSRFEAGSIYWVDGVGGVAIYGDIETQWRRMGAEQGWLGFPLTDPHERGGVTVAFFEHGCLWAGEASDGRVLSYRFNARPLDGRQTVADPDEPETLSFPSPLVTSVADATVPDADIDIDIDGSVSATARPRVDGPDGPVGPDGPVDPDDPGHRGPPGPPIDPDDLDAVDPEVERQVAAVGRAIWRDALVLTAADGGAPSVPLRVEYGGATLVDLDDTVMFRHDLRIDDPARLEPGAPYDVRLRLPNGRRYRLFTDAVLARSDASAERSDIVFVDDEIDVVGRVRLRRRRDNPETLLLDTEEGNVVLGGDERDGDLRMRDGAGVERVHLDTGAPKAVDREHVRVYVDGREGNLTLGSHGTDGRDGDLRMRDGDGTERIHLDTGAPKAVDREHVRIRLDGREGTLLLGADGVAGSVEIRDGDGRKRLVLDGETGDVRLDPAGDGTTESLRARITDLERRIADLEG; from the coding sequence ATGAAAGACATCGACGACTTCGAGGAGTTCCCGGACGAGGAGGGCGAGACTGACCCCGGCGGCGGGCGCGGACCGGACGTCCCGTCGGGTGGGGGCGGGACGACACCCCCACCGGACGACGATCGGACGGAAGCCGAGCGAGCCATCGACGCCAAACGTCGGCAACTCGACCGGTCGGGCCGCGGACTCGGCGCGCCGAAGACGGGCGTCGAGGACGCCGGACACGGCGGCCGGGTGCGGACGTTCGAGCGGGGGCGAATCTACTGGCACCCCGCCACGGGCGCACACGAGGTCCACGGGGGAATACTGCGGGCGTACCTCGAACGGGGCGGCCCGAACCGAAACCCGAAGACGGGGCGACGGAATCTGAAGTTCCCGACCAGCGACGAGGGGCGCGCGGCCGACGGGCGGACGCCGGTGAGTCGCTTCGAGGCCGGGTCCATCTACTGGGTCGACGGCGTCGGCGGCGTCGCCATCTACGGCGACATCGAGACGCAGTGGCGGCGGATGGGGGCCGAACAGGGTTGGCTGGGCTTCCCGCTCACCGACCCCCACGAGCGAGGCGGCGTCACCGTCGCCTTCTTCGAGCACGGCTGTCTGTGGGCCGGGGAGGCGAGCGACGGTCGGGTGTTGTCGTACCGGTTCAACGCCCGCCCCCTCGACGGCCGACAGACCGTCGCCGACCCGGACGAACCCGAGACGCTCTCGTTCCCGTCGCCGCTCGTCACGAGCGTCGCGGACGCGACCGTTCCCGATGCCGACATCGACATCGACATCGACGGCAGCGTGTCTGCGACGGCGCGCCCACGCGTCGACGGACCCGATGGGCCGGTCGGTCCGGACGGACCGGTCGACCCCGACGACCCGGGGCATCGGGGACCGCCGGGACCGCCCATCGACCCGGACGACCTCGACGCTGTCGACCCCGAAGTGGAGCGACAGGTCGCCGCAGTGGGGCGGGCCATCTGGCGGGACGCCCTCGTGTTGACCGCCGCGGACGGCGGCGCGCCGTCCGTTCCGCTTCGAGTCGAGTACGGCGGAGCGACGCTGGTGGACCTCGACGACACGGTCATGTTCAGACACGACCTGCGGATCGACGACCCCGCGCGCCTCGAACCGGGGGCTCCGTACGACGTGCGACTCCGCCTCCCGAACGGGCGACGGTACCGGCTGTTCACCGACGCGGTCCTCGCGCGGAGCGACGCGAGCGCCGAACGGAGCGACATCGTCTTCGTCGACGACGAGATCGACGTCGTCGGGCGCGTCCGTCTTCGGCGTCGACGCGACAACCCCGAAACCCTCCTCCTCGACACCGAGGAGGGAAACGTCGTCCTCGGCGGCGACGAGCGCGACGGCGACCTCCGAATGCGGGACGGAGCGGGGGTCGAACGCGTCCACCTCGACACGGGCGCACCGAAGGCTGTCGACCGCGAACACGTCCGTGTCTACGTCGACGGACGCGAGGGAAACCTCACACTCGGCTCTCACGGGACGGACGGCCGCGACGGCGACCTCCGAATGCGTGACGGCGACGGTACCGAGCGAATCCACCTCGACACGGGCGCGCCGAAGGCCGTCGACCGCGAACACGTTCGGATTCGACTCGACGGCCGCGAGGGAACGCTCCTCTTGGGTGCCGACGGGGTCGCCGGGTCGGTCGAGATTCGCGACGGCGACGGGCGGAAGCGACTCGTCCTCGACGGGGAAACGGGCGACGTCCGCCTCGACCCCGCGGGCGACGGCACGACCGAGAGTCTCCGAGCACGCATCACGGACCTCGAACGCCGCATCGCCGACCTGGAGGGGTGA
- a CDS encoding KEOPS complex subunit Pcc1 has translation MTPTLAPDDDYPHSIGLSFEYDDERVARVVGDAVAVEVGEIDDDRSTARVARDGDRLAVDVFARDLVALRAGVNTWIRLVETAEDVCSLAA, from the coding sequence ACCCTCGCACCCGACGACGACTACCCCCACAGTATCGGGTTGTCTTTCGAGTACGACGACGAGCGGGTCGCTCGGGTCGTCGGCGACGCCGTCGCCGTCGAGGTGGGAGAGATCGACGACGACCGCTCGACCGCACGCGTCGCTCGCGACGGGGACCGCCTCGCGGTCGACGTGTTCGCGCGCGACCTCGTCGCCCTCCGCGCGGGCGTCAACACGTGGATTCGCCTCGTCGAGACCGCCGAGGACGTCTGTTCGCTGGCGGCGTGA